The following proteins are encoded in a genomic region of Brachypodium distachyon strain Bd21 chromosome 1, Brachypodium_distachyon_v3.0, whole genome shotgun sequence:
- the LOC100846678 gene encoding protein CHROMATIN REMODELING 35 isoform X2 produces the protein MDPSGCKRQKHEIEHDSSPGNQSQATIISHNSSVRLRFLEQFDDLKYASATKDYKAVNAKMHELLSTLEKLKEVPIKLPYVSPVLKTSDARLHSATQSGSNFSSDNIIDLDPDNVGDHTHPNMENTGAHNTTYLVDSGDGDMIKSIRDGNSSGCMQNVNFTQECSLAEQPGQYQDIIMLGNENINSEDQAVAKQGNDIMDIDNELKESALFDGHSSSESPELIKQGHGDISIYNENHDEQKGKREGEGEDVQSAGSIENNSVPVVDSYDISCEVIQSESTENGNYDRYDNNDSPVDELEYLWRDMSLALACSKSRQLSLPEQTIGSDHSIVPSENTCGEVVDDCHHDFLMRDDLGLVCRVCGLIKKPIDTIIECQWKKPKQSYRTYPSGHRNSNDLDTPINLSRNILQMLPDPLSIHPQHLQQMKPHQLEGFNFLVKNLADEKNPGGCILAHAPGSGKTFMLISFVQSYLTKYPEGRPLIVLPVGILATWRTEFLRWQIEDIPLYDFYSSKANNRSDQLKVLNLWEENRSIMLLGYEHFARIVSEHTCDTETVKCRKKLLKVPSLVILDEGHTARNKETDLLTSLATIETPRKVVLSGTLFQNHVSEVFNILNLVRPNFLKMERSRAIVKRILSKVDMFGKSAWSKNTSDKCFYDMVEENLQKDANDKIREMIIENLRELTANVLHYYQGELSEELPGLVDFTVFLNMTTKQEESIKSFVGQNKFSKRSNCNAVSLHPCLKDIKNICEKNENTTYQKIFLRNHEKISSVMSGIDINDGAKLKFIHNLLSLSESAGEKVLVFSQYVCSLLFLEMLFTRMKGWKPDMHMFMIHGGSVQRDKTIERFNHSPDAKVLFGSIKACSEGISLVGASRVVILDVHENPSVMRQAIGRAFRPGQTKMVYCYRLVAADSPEEDDHKTAFRKERVAKLWFEWNEVCVNDDFELTDVDVSESEDIFLESPAMRQDIKSLYKR, from the exons ATGGATCCTAGTGGCTGCAAAAGACAGAAACATGAAATTGAGCATGATAGCTCACCAGGCAACCAGTCTCAGGCAACCATCATCAGTCATAACAGTTCTGTCCGCCTTCGATTTCTCGAGCAGTTTGACGACTTGAAGTATGCAAGTGCCACTAAAGATTACAAGGCAGTCAATGCCAAGATGCATGAACTTCTCAGCACCCTTGAAAAGCTCAAAGAAGTACCTATCAAGTTGCCCTATGTCAGTCCAGTGCTCAAGACATCAGATGCAAGATTACATAGCGCTACCCAAAGTGGGAGCAATTTTAGTTCTGATAATATTATTGACTTGGATCCGGACAATGTTGGAGATCATACCCATCCTAACATGGAAAATACTGGGGCTCACAATACAACCTATTTAGTTGATTCCGGTGACGGGGACATGATTAAATCAATCAGAGATGGAAATTCATCTGGTTGTATGCAAAATGTCAATTTTACCCAAGAATGCTCATTGGCTGAGCAGCCTGGCCAATACCAGGACATCATCATGTTGGGTAATGAAAACATAAATTCTGAAGATCAAGCTGTAGCTAAGCAAGGAAATGACATCATGGACATTGACAATGAG CTCAAGGAAAGTGCTTTATTTGATGGCCATAGTTCTTCAGAGTCACCAGAACTGATCAAGCAAGGACATGGCGACATAAGTATTTACAATGAG AACCATGACGagcagaaaggaaaaagggaaGGGGAGGGTGAAGATGTCCAAAGTGCAGGAAGCATAGAGAACAACAGTGTACCTGTTGTAGATTCTTATGATATATCTTGTGAGGTCATACAAAGTGAGTCAACAGAAAATGGAAATTATGATCGCTATGATAACAATGACAGCCCAGTTGATGAGCTAGAATACCTTTGGAGGGACATGTCGCTTGCATTGGCATGTTCGAAG TCTCGCCAACTTAGCTTACCTGAACAGACCATTGGAAGTGATCACAGTATTGTTCCGTCGGAGAATACTTGTGGAGAAGTTGTGGATGATTGTCATCATGACTTCCTGATGAGAGATGATTTGGGACTTGTTTGCCGTGTTTGTGGTCTGATCAAGAAACCCATTGATACTATTATTGAGTGCCAGTGGAAAAAG CCCAAGCAATCATACAGGACATACCCGTCAGGACACAGAAACTCTAATGATCTGGATACACCTATTAATCTTTCAAGAAACATTCTTCAAATGTTACCTGATCCTCTTTCGATCCACCCTCAGCATTTACAACAGATGAAACCTCACCAACTTGAAGGTTTTAATTTCTTGGTCAAGAACTTGGCAGATGAGAAAAACCCTGGGGGCTGTATTCTAGCACATGCACCAGGTTCTGGAAAGACCTTTATGCTAATTAGCTTTGTCCAGAGCTACCTGACCAAATACCCTGAAGGACGGCCATTGATTGTCCTTCCAGTGGGCATTTTGGCAACATGGAGAACAGAATTTCTCCGTTGGCAGATTGAGGACATTCCCTTGTATGACTTCTACTCCTCCAAAGCTAATAACCGGTCTGATCAATTAAAAGTTTTGAACTTGTGGGAAGAAAATAGAAGCATAATGTTGCTTGGGTATGAGCATTTTGCACGCATAGTTTCTGAGCACACTTGTGATACTGAAACCGTCAAGTGTCGAAAGAAACTGTTGAAGGTCCCAAGCCTTGTCATTCTAGATGAAGGCCACACTGCCAGAAATAAGGAAACTGACTTGCTCACTTCACTTGCAACAATAGAAACTCCTAGAAAAGTGGTGCTCTCAGGAACCTTGTTTCAGAATCATGTAAGTGAGGTTTTCAACATTTTGAACCTTGTCCGGCCAAATTTCTTGAAGATGGAGAGATCCCGTGCGATAGTGAAGCGCATATTAAGCAAGGTTGATATGTTTGGGAAGAGTGCATGGTCAAAGAACACTTCAGATAAGTGCTTCTATGATATGGTTGAAGAAAACCTTCAAAAGGATGCAAATGATAAAATCAGAGAGATGATCATTGAGAATCTACGTGAGCTAACTGCAAATGTGCTCCACTATTATCAAGGCGAGCTTTCAGAGGAGCTACCTGGGCTTGTGGACTTCACAGTTTTTCTTAATATGACTACCAAGCAGGAAGAGAGCATTAAGAGTTTTGTGGGACAAAATAAATTTAGTAAACGTTCAAACTGCAATGCTGTTTCTCTTCATCCATGCTTAAAGGATATCAAGAACATATgtgagaaaaatgaaaataccACATATCAGAAGATCTTTTTGAGGAATCATGAGAAAATTAGCTCCGTGATGAGTGGAATTGATATAAACGATGGGGCGAAACTAAAGTTTATACACAATCTCTTGTCTCTTTCAGAATCTGCTGGAGAGAAGGTACTTGTGTTCAGCCAGTATGTCTGTTCTCTACTTTTCTTGGAAATGCTGTTCACAAGAATGAAAGGATGGAAACCAGACATGCACATGTTCATGATACATGGCGGATCAGTTCAGAGAGACAAGACCATCGAGAGATTCAACCACTCACCAGATGCTAAAGTTCTCTTTGGTTCCATCAAGGCTTGCAGCGAGGGCATCTCGCTCGTTGGTGCATCACGTGTTGTCATTCTGGATGTCCATGAAAATCCTTCTGTGATGCGCCAGGCGATTGGACGTGCATTCAGACCAGGACAGACTAAAATGGTGTACTGCTACCGTCTCGTTGCCGCTGACTCCCCTGAAGAGGATGATCACAAGACAGCCTTTCGAAAAGAACGGGTGGCCAAGCTGTGGTTTGAATGGAACGAGGTTTGTGTAAATGATGATTTTGAGCTTACTGATGTTGATGTTTCAGAGAGCGAGGATATTTTTCTGGAAAGCCCTGCAATGCGACAAGATATCAAATCCCTATACAAAAG GTGA
- the LOC100846678 gene encoding protein CHROMATIN REMODELING 35 isoform X4: MDPSGCKRQKHEIEHDSSPGNQSQATIISHNSSVRLRFLEQFDDLKYASATKDYKAVNAKMHELLSTLEKLKEVPIKLPYVSPVLKTSDARLHSATQSGSNFSSDNIIDLDPDNVGDHTHPNMENTGAHNTTYLVDSGDGDMIKSIRDGNSSGCMQNVNFTQECSLAEQPGQYQDIIMLGNENINSEDQAVAKQGNDIMDIDNELCFKLKESALFDGHSSSESPELIKQGHGDISIYNENHDEQKGKREGEGEDVQSAGSIENNSVPVVDSYDISCEVIQSESTENGNYDRYDNNDSPVDELEYLWRDMSLALACSKTIGSDHSIVPSENTCGEVVDDCHHDFLMRDDLGLVCRVCGLIKKPIDTIIECQWKKPKQSYRTYPSGHRNSNDLDTPINLSRNILQMLPDPLSIHPQHLQQMKPHQLEGFNFLVKNLADEKNPGGCILAHAPGSGKTFMLISFVQSYLTKYPEGRPLIVLPVGILATWRTEFLRWQIEDIPLYDFYSSKANNRSDQLKVLNLWEENRSIMLLGYEHFARIVSEHTCDTETVKCRKKLLKVPSLVILDEGHTARNKETDLLTSLATIETPRKVVLSGTLFQNHVSEVFNILNLVRPNFLKMERSRAIVKRILSKVDMFGKSAWSKNTSDKCFYDMVEENLQKDANDKIREMIIENLRELTANVLHYYQGELSEELPGLVDFTVFLNMTTKQEESIKSFVGQNKFSKRSNCNAVSLHPCLKDIKNICEKNENTTYQKIFLRNHEKISSVMSGIDINDGAKLKFIHNLLSLSESAGEKVLVFSQYVCSLLFLEMLFTRMKGWKPDMHMFMIHGGSVQRDKTIERFNHSPDAKVLFGSIKACSEGISLVGASRVVILDVHENPSVMRQAIGRAFRPGQTKMVYCYRLVAADSPEEDDHKTAFRKERVAKLWFEWNEVCVNDDFELTDVDVSESEDIFLESPAMRQDIKSLYKR, from the exons ATGGATCCTAGTGGCTGCAAAAGACAGAAACATGAAATTGAGCATGATAGCTCACCAGGCAACCAGTCTCAGGCAACCATCATCAGTCATAACAGTTCTGTCCGCCTTCGATTTCTCGAGCAGTTTGACGACTTGAAGTATGCAAGTGCCACTAAAGATTACAAGGCAGTCAATGCCAAGATGCATGAACTTCTCAGCACCCTTGAAAAGCTCAAAGAAGTACCTATCAAGTTGCCCTATGTCAGTCCAGTGCTCAAGACATCAGATGCAAGATTACATAGCGCTACCCAAAGTGGGAGCAATTTTAGTTCTGATAATATTATTGACTTGGATCCGGACAATGTTGGAGATCATACCCATCCTAACATGGAAAATACTGGGGCTCACAATACAACCTATTTAGTTGATTCCGGTGACGGGGACATGATTAAATCAATCAGAGATGGAAATTCATCTGGTTGTATGCAAAATGTCAATTTTACCCAAGAATGCTCATTGGCTGAGCAGCCTGGCCAATACCAGGACATCATCATGTTGGGTAATGAAAACATAAATTCTGAAGATCAAGCTGTAGCTAAGCAAGGAAATGACATCATGGACATTGACAATGAG CTGTGTTTCAAGCTCAAGGAAAGTGCTTTATTTGATGGCCATAGTTCTTCAGAGTCACCAGAACTGATCAAGCAAGGACATGGCGACATAAGTATTTACAATGAG AACCATGACGagcagaaaggaaaaagggaaGGGGAGGGTGAAGATGTCCAAAGTGCAGGAAGCATAGAGAACAACAGTGTACCTGTTGTAGATTCTTATGATATATCTTGTGAGGTCATACAAAGTGAGTCAACAGAAAATGGAAATTATGATCGCTATGATAACAATGACAGCCCAGTTGATGAGCTAGAATACCTTTGGAGGGACATGTCGCTTGCATTGGCATGTTCGAAG ACCATTGGAAGTGATCACAGTATTGTTCCGTCGGAGAATACTTGTGGAGAAGTTGTGGATGATTGTCATCATGACTTCCTGATGAGAGATGATTTGGGACTTGTTTGCCGTGTTTGTGGTCTGATCAAGAAACCCATTGATACTATTATTGAGTGCCAGTGGAAAAAG CCCAAGCAATCATACAGGACATACCCGTCAGGACACAGAAACTCTAATGATCTGGATACACCTATTAATCTTTCAAGAAACATTCTTCAAATGTTACCTGATCCTCTTTCGATCCACCCTCAGCATTTACAACAGATGAAACCTCACCAACTTGAAGGTTTTAATTTCTTGGTCAAGAACTTGGCAGATGAGAAAAACCCTGGGGGCTGTATTCTAGCACATGCACCAGGTTCTGGAAAGACCTTTATGCTAATTAGCTTTGTCCAGAGCTACCTGACCAAATACCCTGAAGGACGGCCATTGATTGTCCTTCCAGTGGGCATTTTGGCAACATGGAGAACAGAATTTCTCCGTTGGCAGATTGAGGACATTCCCTTGTATGACTTCTACTCCTCCAAAGCTAATAACCGGTCTGATCAATTAAAAGTTTTGAACTTGTGGGAAGAAAATAGAAGCATAATGTTGCTTGGGTATGAGCATTTTGCACGCATAGTTTCTGAGCACACTTGTGATACTGAAACCGTCAAGTGTCGAAAGAAACTGTTGAAGGTCCCAAGCCTTGTCATTCTAGATGAAGGCCACACTGCCAGAAATAAGGAAACTGACTTGCTCACTTCACTTGCAACAATAGAAACTCCTAGAAAAGTGGTGCTCTCAGGAACCTTGTTTCAGAATCATGTAAGTGAGGTTTTCAACATTTTGAACCTTGTCCGGCCAAATTTCTTGAAGATGGAGAGATCCCGTGCGATAGTGAAGCGCATATTAAGCAAGGTTGATATGTTTGGGAAGAGTGCATGGTCAAAGAACACTTCAGATAAGTGCTTCTATGATATGGTTGAAGAAAACCTTCAAAAGGATGCAAATGATAAAATCAGAGAGATGATCATTGAGAATCTACGTGAGCTAACTGCAAATGTGCTCCACTATTATCAAGGCGAGCTTTCAGAGGAGCTACCTGGGCTTGTGGACTTCACAGTTTTTCTTAATATGACTACCAAGCAGGAAGAGAGCATTAAGAGTTTTGTGGGACAAAATAAATTTAGTAAACGTTCAAACTGCAATGCTGTTTCTCTTCATCCATGCTTAAAGGATATCAAGAACATATgtgagaaaaatgaaaataccACATATCAGAAGATCTTTTTGAGGAATCATGAGAAAATTAGCTCCGTGATGAGTGGAATTGATATAAACGATGGGGCGAAACTAAAGTTTATACACAATCTCTTGTCTCTTTCAGAATCTGCTGGAGAGAAGGTACTTGTGTTCAGCCAGTATGTCTGTTCTCTACTTTTCTTGGAAATGCTGTTCACAAGAATGAAAGGATGGAAACCAGACATGCACATGTTCATGATACATGGCGGATCAGTTCAGAGAGACAAGACCATCGAGAGATTCAACCACTCACCAGATGCTAAAGTTCTCTTTGGTTCCATCAAGGCTTGCAGCGAGGGCATCTCGCTCGTTGGTGCATCACGTGTTGTCATTCTGGATGTCCATGAAAATCCTTCTGTGATGCGCCAGGCGATTGGACGTGCATTCAGACCAGGACAGACTAAAATGGTGTACTGCTACCGTCTCGTTGCCGCTGACTCCCCTGAAGAGGATGATCACAAGACAGCCTTTCGAAAAGAACGGGTGGCCAAGCTGTGGTTTGAATGGAACGAGGTTTGTGTAAATGATGATTTTGAGCTTACTGATGTTGATGTTTCAGAGAGCGAGGATATTTTTCTGGAAAGCCCTGCAATGCGACAAGATATCAAATCCCTATACAAAAG GTGA